The DNA window CTACTGAACCCTTTAAATCCGGAAGCAAGCATTTCTTTTGAAAAATCTTCTATCAAAAAAAGGGCTGTTTCATAGGACCTTTCTTTATTGAAAAAGAAATGCACCTTCAAGTCCTTCAGATCTTTTTCCTGCCAGTCTAATAAGACGGATAAATTTCCTATCTGAGAAGAAGAATACCTTAAAATATATGTATTTTTCTTTGCTTTTTTCCCAAAATACGCTTCTGCTTCTCCATCCTGAAATTTCCAAAAAAAACAGGCAACATCCTCTTTCCACTCCAAAAATGGAAATAATGTATTCAAAATTTGAAACACCTTCAAATCTTCGCTTTTATGTAAAGTGGACATTTTTGCTTCTTTTAGCAAGTTTGAGATAGGTCTTTCTGTAAACCCTTTTAATTTTTGAATAAATTTTTCTTCTTCCAGGTGATGCTTTGAAAAAGATCTTTCTAATAAACGGAATATAAGGCCTGTTTGTCCTTTTTCTAGTTTGAGACTTAATAATTCTCCCGGATGTAATTGTAATCCAGATTTCGCATGTAGAGTTCTTCCATTCAAAACAATTCGGAAAAGTGTAGAAGATAATCTTTCAGTTACTTTTGCTTTAACATAACCTTCTCTGAAAATATCCTGTATAGATTCGCCGGATTCAGAAAAAATCCGTATCGAAAAATTTCGATTTCCAATTTGATTTGTTTTCACTCTCTAAACCTTACATGCCTGCTCAATAAAGACAACAGATTTATTTTATTTGGAAGGATTTTCTGTGTACCTTAGAATATCCCAGTTCCTTAATCTTTTTTCTATGAAGTTCAGTTCCGTAGCCTTTATGTTTTTCAAAACTATATTCCGGATAAAGTTTTGCGAGTTCTATCATGTAATCATCTCGATTTTCTTTGGCAATAATAGAAGCCGCGGCTATAGAAGCAATTTTTTCATCACCTTTTACAATAGAACGGTATTGTAACTTGCCTTCCGGGTCTTTAGATGTAAAATTATAATTACCATCAATTAAAAGGAGTGGTGAGCTTAATCGGGATTTATTTTTTAAAGAGAGGATACCTTCAAAAATAGCTTTAGAAATTCCAAAAGAATCAATATATCTGTGGCTAACAAAACGGTGTAGAGTAAGAGATGAGAATTTTTGTATATCGAGGTATAAACTTTTTCTTTTTTTTGTGCTCAGTTTTTTAGAATCGTTCAAACCCTCTAAAAGATTCCCTGCATATATCTCTTTCAGTATCTGTGGCTTAAAGTAAACTATAGCAAGGGATAAAGGCCCGGCTAAAGGGCCCCTCCCCGCTTCGTCGATCCCGCAGACTTCGAAGTGTTTCTGATATTTCAGTTCTTCCTGTAAAAAACGGGCATTGGAGTTAAATAGATCAGGCTCAAGCAGCGTTAGTCTGCGGCTCCTGCTTTTTTTCCTGCTCTGCTTTCTCCTTTGCAGCTTCTTCTTGCTGTCTCTTACGTTCAGATTGAACAATAGAACGGCTTCCTCTTTTCTCTTTAATTCTGGCATTTTTACCAGATTTGTCTCTGAGGTAGTAGAGCCTGGACTGACGAACTTTTCCTTTCCTTAAAAGTTCTATTTTTGCAATCTTTGGAGAGTACAATGGAAAAATTCTTTCAACTCCCACATCAAAAGAAATTCTTCTCACTGTAAATGTTTTTGAATTTCCTTTATTGGAGATGGCAATCACTACACCTTCATAAACCTGAATTCTTTCTTTACCGGATTCTGTAATCTTGAAGTGGATTTTTACAGTATCACCTACATCAAAATTTTGTCTACGGCTCATATCTTCTTTAAATAAATCGTTTATAATCTGATCCATATTTTCCTCTACCTTGGAATTATCTTCCTATTTAATTCTCTCCATTTTTGAATTTCCGCATGGTTACCGCTTAATAATACTTCCGGAACCTTCCAACCCTTATAATCTGAGGGCTTTGTGTACTGCGGGTATTCTAAAACATCTTCTATGTTATGAGACTCGTCCAGAAGACTCCCCTCTCCTCCCATAAATCCCGGTAAAAGACGAGAAATAGCGTCGCACACACAAAGTGCAGCCAGATCACCGGAGGAAATTACATATTTTCCGAGGCTTATTTCTCTGTCAACAAGATGTTCAGTTACCCTGTGATCGACTCCTTCATAGTATCCGGAAATAAATGTCAGGTTTTTTCCATCATAAGCTAATTCTTTAGCCCTTTCCTGGTTAAAAACTTCTCCACTCGGACTTAAAAGACAAACCAGGCCTTTTTCATCTCCCAGTGATTCTAAAGCTTTCTCAATGGGTTCTACCTGTAACAGCATCCCGGGTCCACCACCATAAATCGTATCATCCACCCGTCTAAATTTATCCGAAGAAAAATCCCTTAATTGAAGAATTTTTACAGAAAACACACCTTTCTCTATGGCTTTTGCTTGAAGACCGGCTTCAAAATAGGCCTGGATCTTTTCCGGAAAAAGACTGATAAAGTTAAATTTCATAGCCAATCGGGCCAGTTTTTTATTTCGATTATTCCTTTTTCGATACTCAATTCCCCTACAAACTTCTCAACAAATGGCACCAAAATTTCAGTTTCTCCATTCTGAATTAACAGTATTGGGTGAGCAGGATTATCCATAATATCTGAAATTGTATATCCCGGTATTTCCTTATTGTCGTATGAAACTTTCAAACCAATAATTTGAAAAGAATAGTATTCCCCTTTTTTCAAAACCGGAACATCTGCCTCCGGTAAAAAAACCTTCATACCTTTTAAGCTCTCAGCAGCTTCTCGGGTTTCAATTCCTTCAAAACGTACAATGCTGAATCCTGCCTTATTTCGTTTAGAAAGCAACCTGAATTTACGAAGGTTTACCCCTTCCTTCTGGCCGAGATAAACTGTTCCGGGAACTTTGTAAGTACGAAGTATTTCACCAGAATAACGTGCTTTTATTTCTCCCTGTAAACCAAAAGCACTTCCTATTACAGCAACATGAATAAACTTTTCAGTCAATTATTTCTAGAGTATAGGTTTTATCTTCTTTTGAAGTAGCAGCTGTTAACAATGTCCTGAGTGATCGGGCTATTCTACCATTTTTTCCAATCACCTTTCCAATATCCTCAGGTGCAACCCGAAGCTCGAGAATAGTTTCTTTATCTCCAGCAATTTCTTTCACTGAAATGGCTTCAGGTTTTTCAACAAGAAATGAAACAATATAGGTAACAAGAGATTCCAATCTTATGCCTCAGCAGGTTTGTTTTCTAATTTCTTTAAAATCCCTGATTTTTTTAAAATATCTCGCACGGTACCGGTCGGCTGAGCTCCTTTTTTGAGCCAGGAAATAGCTTTATTCTCATCCACAACAATCTGTTCTTTTGAAGATGTAGGATGATAGTGCCCAACGATTTCGATAAATCTTCCATCTCTGGGTGAAGTATTCTGCGCAGCCACTATCCTGTATTCGGGGTTATTTTTACAACCCATTCTTTGTAGTCTTAACTTAACCAATGGCAAATCCTTTTATTTCAAAATAGTATATGAGGTCAACTTTTACATCAAATTGATAGGCTTTAATTTGTCAAGCTTTTCAGTTCAAGACCTACTCGGTTTACATCCCCTCCGGTAAATAGAGCCGAACCAGTAACACAAATGTCCACACCTATCTCAGAAAGCATACGAATATTTCCCGAGTTAACCCCTCCATCTACTTCTAAGAGTATCTCATATCCTTTTATCATTTCTTTAGCTTTTCGAATTTTCTGCATACCATTATGGGTAAACTTTTGTCCATAAAAACCGGGATCCACTGTCATAATAAGTAATAGATCAATATAAGGAAGTACAAACTCAATAGATTCTAAAGGAGTGGAAGGATTGAGAGCTACTCCCGCTCGAATACCACGAGATCGTATATCTTCACACAAACGGACCATGAAATTTGTTGTTTCTGCATGAAAGGTTATTATTTCCGGCTTTAGATCGTAGTATTTAGGTACCTCTTTTTCCGGTGAATGCACCATTAGATGAACATCAAGAGGGATTTGGGTAAGCTTTGATACTTCTTTACAAAAAGCCTCTCCAAAACTTATTTGAGGAACAAAATTTCCATCCATTACATCAAGGTGAATATAATCAATCGACTCGTGGTTTAAGGACGGAAGAAGTCCTGACAAAGCTGTTAAAGGACTGGCCAGTATAGAAGCGGATAGTTTCATAATGAAGACAAGGCTTTTATGGCTTGCATTTGTAGCAAGCTTTTTTCATAGATTAAACTTCTTGTATAAACCAAATGAAATGCTCAGAAAGATAAAGGGGGTCGTCCAGACCGCTACAAAAGGTGGCACTGCTGAGCTTTCTCCGAGAGATCTTCCGGTAGAATACATAATATAGTATAATAAAACAACCGCAATAGTTAGCCCTAGGGAAGCCACTCCCGCTGATTTTCGAGTAAATGAACCGGCAATTGCACCAATTATCACCACAATTAAATTCATAATAGGTACAGCAAAAATAGAATGTCTCTCTACCTCCAAATCCGCATAAGGCATTCCTTTCCCGGCTCTCACTTCCATTTCGTCACTCAAATCGGTGAAATTCATTTCTTCAACTTTTTTAATCGGCTTTGCGAAATATTCTGCGTCTTCAGGAAAAGTATATTCCTTTTCTTTAATCTTATTATATGCCTTCAATTCTAAGGTATCAGTGAAAATTATTTCTTCGATTTCTTTCAATTTCCAATTTTTTTTCTCCGGCTGATAGGAGGCTGTCTGGGCTGAAATTATATATTCAGGATGATTTTTCTCTCGAATTCGAATATAATTGAAACCACCCCTGACCGATTTTGTTCCAGGATCATACCAATAAATGTAATAAAATCCTTCTTTTCCTTTTATATGAACCTGATAAACCAGATCTGTTTTTGTTCCTACCCCCTTTTTTATAATGGAATGCTCATAAGCCGCAAGAGAATTCGCTTTTCGAACCAGGTACTCATTGAGAAAAAAAACCAAAAACCACATCAAAATACCAAAAAAAATCAGAGGAGCAATGGTGCGATAAAAGGATACACCGGCAGCCATAATAGAAACCAGTTCCTTGTTAGCACTGAACTGTCCGACCACAAAGCAAACAGAAAACATCAGTGCAGGAGGCACCACCATTAATATCACTCTCGGAAGACTATAGAGTAAAAAAAGGTATACGTGAATTTTAGGTTCTTTGGAAGCATTAAAATCCTTCATATTATCCATTACCACAGAAATTAACAGGATCCCGGAAAGCATTACAAGGGTACCAAAAAAAGTTCTTAAAAATTCTGAAAACAAATATCGATCCAATATTCGTAAGCGATAGAATGGGTTAAGCTTCAGAAAAATAGACATATACCCGTCCATTCTGGAAAGTTATTAGATTTATAAAAGAGTTTTTTATTGAACTTAGCTTCTACGATATTTTTACTGGAAAAAAAAATATCAGAAAGCACTGTTGTATTATGCAACCGGAAGTTTTGATTATTGATGATTTACAGGAAGTCTGTATGTCTATCCAAACCATTCTAAAACATACCGGAATTTTATCGAAATACTTTACCAATCCTGAAGAAGGTTTAATGTATTTTAAACAGGAAAAGAATCCAATTGTATTTCTGGACGTAAAATTACCGGGTAGAAGTGGTATCGAAATTCTAAAAGAAATGAAATCGATTTCTCCACATTCACAAATTATAATGATAACAGCCATTCGAGATATTGAGCCCGTAATCCATAGCCTTCAATATCGAGCCAATGACTTTTTATTAAAACCCTTCTCTGTTGAAACGGTTCGTATTGCTGTTGATAGGGCTCTCGAATATTACAAACTACAGAGAGAAAAAGAAGCTTACAGGCAGGCTATAGAAACCGATTTACGTTTTACAGCAAAAATTCAAAGAAAGTTTGTTTCACCTGAATTAGAACAAGAAAATAAACTTTTTCATATCCATTCAACTTCAGAAGTCAGTACAGATTTTTATCATTTTTTTCCTTTGGATGATGATAAAGAACTTCTGTTTTTTGGAGATATAGAAGGAAAAGGTATCTCCTGTGGTTTTTTAGCCCTGATAACAATTCAGTTTATTCAATGCTCGGTTAATAAAGATATTGATTCTAATCAAATTTTATATGAATTGAATAATCAATTCATATATGAGTTTGGAAGTCATACCCTTTTAGCTTCCTGCATTGTTGTTGATAAAAATAAGAAGACACTCACCTTTTCTCCTGGAGGAATGCCCTCTCCTATTCTTTATTCAGTAGAAACTTTTAAAATTATAAATCCAATAGAAAATCAGGTTATTGGAACACTACCAAATTTACAATTTGAACAACAGACTTATCTTTACAAACCGGGAGATTGTCTGTTTTTATATAGTAATGGTTTTTGTGAATCTCCCGATTTTCCCAAAGACAGTCAATTTCATACTCTTATTAAATCTCTTGGACAACATTTTTCC is part of the Leptospiraceae bacterium genome and encodes:
- a CDS encoding ribonuclease HII → MNDSKKLSTKKRKSLYLDIQKFSSLTLHRFVSHRYIDSFGISKAIFEGILSLKNKSRLSSPLLLIDGNYNFTSKDPEGKLQYRSIVKGDEKIASIAAASIIAKENRDDYMIELAKLYPEYSFEKHKGYGTELHRKKIKELGYSKVHRKSFQIK
- the rplS gene encoding 50S ribosomal protein L19, producing the protein MDQIINDLFKEDMSRRQNFDVGDTVKIHFKITESGKERIQVYEGVVIAISNKGNSKTFTVRRISFDVGVERIFPLYSPKIAKIELLRKGKVRQSRLYYLRDKSGKNARIKEKRGSRSIVQSERKRQQEEAAKEKAEQEKKQEPQTNAA
- the trmD gene encoding tRNA (guanosine(37)-N1)-methyltransferase TrmD → MKFNFISLFPEKIQAYFEAGLQAKAIEKGVFSVKILQLRDFSSDKFRRVDDTIYGGGPGMLLQVEPIEKALESLGDEKGLVCLLSPSGEVFNQERAKELAYDGKNLTFISGYYEGVDHRVTEHLVDREISLGKYVISSGDLAALCVCDAISRLLPGFMGGEGSLLDESHNIEDVLEYPQYTKPSDYKGWKVPEVLLSGNHAEIQKWRELNRKIIPR
- the rimM gene encoding 16S rRNA processing protein RimM: MTEKFIHVAVIGSAFGLQGEIKARYSGEILRTYKVPGTVYLGQKEGVNLRKFRLLSKRNKAGFSIVRFEGIETREAAESLKGMKVFLPEADVPVLKKGEYYSFQIIGLKVSYDNKEIPGYTISDIMDNPAHPILLIQNGETEILVPFVEKFVGELSIEKGIIEIKNWPDWL
- a CDS encoding KH domain-containing protein, giving the protein MESLVTYIVSFLVEKPEAISVKEIAGDKETILELRVAPEDIGKVIGKNGRIARSLRTLLTAATSKEDKTYTLEIID
- the rpsP gene encoding 30S ribosomal protein S16 codes for the protein MVKLRLQRMGCKNNPEYRIVAAQNTSPRDGRFIEIVGHYHPTSSKEQIVVDENKAISWLKKGAQPTGTVRDILKKSGILKKLENKPAEA
- the rpe gene encoding ribulose-phosphate 3-epimerase; this encodes MKLSASILASPLTALSGLLPSLNHESIDYIHLDVMDGNFVPQISFGEAFCKEVSKLTQIPLDVHLMVHSPEKEVPKYYDLKPEIITFHAETTNFMVRLCEDIRSRGIRAGVALNPSTPLESIEFVLPYIDLLLIMTVDPGFYGQKFTHNGMQKIRKAKEMIKGYEILLEVDGGVNSGNIRMLSEIGVDICVTGSALFTGGDVNRVGLELKSLTN
- a CDS encoding LptF/LptG family permease; the protein is MSIFLKLNPFYRLRILDRYLFSEFLRTFFGTLVMLSGILLISVVMDNMKDFNASKEPKIHVYLFLLYSLPRVILMVVPPALMFSVCFVVGQFSANKELVSIMAAGVSFYRTIAPLIFFGILMWFLVFFLNEYLVRKANSLAAYEHSIIKKGVGTKTDLVYQVHIKGKEGFYYIYWYDPGTKSVRGGFNYIRIREKNHPEYIISAQTASYQPEKKNWKLKEIEEIIFTDTLELKAYNKIKEKEYTFPEDAEYFAKPIKKVEEMNFTDLSDEMEVRAGKGMPYADLEVERHSIFAVPIMNLIVVIIGAIAGSFTRKSAGVASLGLTIAVVLLYYIMYSTGRSLGESSAVPPFVAVWTTPFIFLSISFGLYKKFNL
- a CDS encoding fused response regulator/phosphatase, producing MQPEVLIIDDLQEVCMSIQTILKHTGILSKYFTNPEEGLMYFKQEKNPIVFLDVKLPGRSGIEILKEMKSISPHSQIIMITAIRDIEPVIHSLQYRANDFLLKPFSVETVRIAVDRALEYYKLQREKEAYRQAIETDLRFTAKIQRKFVSPELEQENKLFHIHSTSEVSTDFYHFFPLDDDKELLFFGDIEGKGISCGFLALITIQFIQCSVNKDIDSNQILYELNNQFIYEFGSHTLLASCIVVDKNKKTLTFSPGGMPSPILYSVETFKIINPIENQVIGTLPNLQFEQQTYLYKPGDCLFLYSNGFCESPDFPKDSQFHTLIKSLGQHFSSKKELKNTKTIMEEYINNLLEENLIFDDLSYLFWQLE